A stretch of Desulfobacter hydrogenophilus DNA encodes these proteins:
- the mutS gene encoding DNA mismatch repair protein MutS, which yields MVEKKQTPMMAQYLAIKETCQDAILFYRMGDFYEMFLEDAVKAASILEIALTSRNKNDPDPIPMCGLPYKAADLYIAKLIEKGCKVAVCEQVEAPSQAKGLVKREIVRVITPGMILNDSLLDRGTNNFLVAISKTSDYSGLACIDISTGSFTTCQVKRTSGVIPYTLLDEALKLSPKEVLLPDSFKSDPAMATIRKALSHVGITYLDNYTFRPDNARQLLTEQFATRSLEGFGIERMPACISAAGAAISYVRDTQLSDTSHIYKITPYNLNDFMVIDDRSCKNLELLTNIQTQSPKGSLIHILDKTVTAMGGRLIKQWIRYPLVDKDLIRQRLHAIEELIGAPGIHQTLGDLLKSVYDLERLGSRISMGQGNARDMLSLKNSLSVLPDLFRQIKTFKSPILNGTGMDGTPDLVRDLEKLAQLIGKAIREDAVHVLNEGNLINDGYSPELDELLSITRDGKSWIAKTEKKEKENTGLSSLKIKYNKVFGYFIEVSKAQSAQVPDHYIRKQTLVNAERFITQDMKAVEDTIFNAQERRTALEYEIFCTVREKVAKRTKDILIMAQFIAALDVVQGLAKAAVENAYAKPDINDDRRIDIQDGRHPVVEKLIQGERYVPNSIVLDDTQCQQILITGPNMAGKSTVLRQVALTVLMAQMGSFVPAVSASICVTDRIFTRVGALDNLSSGQSTFMVEMEETANIVNNATEKSLVILDEIGRGTSTYDGMSIAWAVAEYLHDLNGKGVKTLFATHYHELLQLEEIKPRIKNYNIEVKEFNDNIVFLRSLVKGGTNRSYGIQVARLAGVPDDIIDLAKSVLASAEHHPMTPAPSVQPAKKKKGSKKRNTSGQMSLFGPSDDDLRQMLQKVDIAQMTPLDALNFLNELKRKVEV from the coding sequence ATGGTCGAAAAGAAACAAACACCCATGATGGCCCAATATTTAGCCATCAAAGAAACCTGTCAGGACGCCATACTTTTTTACCGGATGGGGGACTTTTATGAGATGTTTCTTGAGGATGCCGTCAAGGCGGCCAGCATCCTTGAAATCGCGCTGACCTCCCGGAATAAAAACGACCCGGACCCCATCCCCATGTGCGGTTTGCCTTACAAGGCAGCCGATCTTTATATTGCCAAGCTCATTGAAAAAGGCTGCAAGGTTGCGGTGTGTGAGCAGGTGGAGGCCCCTTCCCAGGCCAAGGGTCTTGTCAAACGGGAGATTGTCCGGGTCATCACCCCGGGCATGATCCTCAACGATTCCCTACTAGACCGGGGAACAAACAACTTTCTGGTGGCAATCTCCAAAACGTCTGATTATTCCGGTCTTGCCTGCATAGACATCTCCACGGGCAGCTTTACTACCTGCCAGGTAAAACGCACCTCGGGTGTTATCCCATACACTCTTTTAGACGAGGCCTTAAAACTTTCCCCCAAAGAGGTGTTGCTGCCGGACAGCTTCAAGTCTGATCCGGCCATGGCTACCATTAGAAAAGCATTGTCCCACGTTGGAATCACCTATCTGGACAATTATACGTTCCGGCCCGACAATGCCCGGCAGCTTCTGACAGAGCAATTTGCCACCCGCAGCCTTGAAGGATTCGGGATTGAACGTATGCCGGCCTGTATTTCTGCAGCAGGTGCGGCCATCTCCTACGTCCGGGACACCCAGTTGTCGGACACCAGCCATATTTACAAAATCACCCCATATAACCTCAATGACTTTATGGTCATTGACGACAGGTCCTGCAAAAACCTTGAACTGCTGACAAATATCCAGACCCAGAGCCCCAAAGGCTCCTTAATACACATTCTGGACAAAACCGTGACGGCCATGGGCGGCAGGCTGATCAAGCAGTGGATCAGATACCCTCTGGTAGACAAAGACCTGATACGGCAGCGCCTTCATGCCATAGAAGAATTGATTGGCGCACCTGGCATCCACCAGACACTTGGCGATCTTCTTAAATCCGTATATGATCTTGAGCGGTTAGGCTCTCGTATATCCATGGGCCAGGGCAATGCCCGGGACATGCTTTCCCTTAAAAATTCCCTTTCTGTTCTGCCGGATTTGTTCAGGCAGATCAAAACATTTAAAAGCCCAATTCTCAACGGTACCGGCATGGATGGGACGCCGGACCTGGTCCGGGACTTGGAAAAACTGGCCCAATTAATCGGCAAAGCCATCCGGGAAGATGCCGTGCACGTGCTCAACGAAGGCAACCTGATCAACGACGGATACAGCCCGGAACTAGACGAACTGTTGTCCATCACCAGGGACGGGAAATCCTGGATTGCAAAAACGGAAAAAAAGGAAAAGGAAAACACAGGGCTTTCCTCGCTTAAAATAAAATATAATAAGGTGTTCGGTTATTTCATCGAGGTATCAAAAGCCCAGTCTGCCCAGGTACCGGATCATTATATCCGTAAACAGACCCTTGTCAATGCCGAGCGGTTCATCACCCAGGACATGAAAGCGGTGGAAGACACCATATTCAATGCCCAGGAACGTCGAACTGCGCTGGAATATGAAATTTTCTGTACGGTCAGGGAAAAGGTGGCCAAACGGACAAAGGATATCCTGATCATGGCACAGTTTATTGCCGCACTTGACGTGGTCCAGGGACTTGCCAAAGCGGCCGTTGAAAATGCCTATGCAAAGCCTGACATCAATGATGACCGGCGTATTGATATCCAGGACGGCAGGCACCCGGTGGTGGAGAAACTGATCCAGGGTGAGCGGTATGTGCCTAACTCCATTGTTCTGGACGATACCCAGTGCCAGCAAATCCTGATTACCGGTCCCAACATGGCCGGCAAATCCACGGTGTTGCGCCAGGTGGCTTTAACCGTTCTCATGGCCCAGATGGGTTCTTTTGTGCCGGCGGTCAGCGCCTCCATCTGCGTCACCGACCGGATATTCACCCGGGTGGGGGCATTGGACAATCTCTCCTCCGGGCAGAGCACCTTCATGGTTGAGATGGAGGAGACCGCCAATATTGTCAATAATGCCACGGAAAAAAGCCTGGTGATCCTGGATGAAATCGGTAGGGGCACATCCACCTATGACGGCATGAGCATTGCCTGGGCCGTAGCCGAGTACCTGCATGACCTGAATGGTAAAGGGGTAAAAACCCTTTTTGCCACCCATTACCATGAACTGCTCCAGCTTGAAGAAATCAAACCCAGAATCAAAAATTATAATATTGAGGTCAAGGAGTTCAACGACAATATTGTGTTTCTCCGCAGCCTTGTCAAAGGAGGCACCAACCGCAGCTACGGCATCCAGGTGGCACGCCTGGCAGGGGTTCCAGATGATATCATTGACCTTGCCAAATCGGTTCTGGCATCTGCGGAACACCACCCCATGACACCGGCGCCTTCGGTACAGCCCGCTAAAAAGAAAAAAGGATCAAAAAAACGAAACACCAGTGGCCAGATGAGCCTGTTCGGTCCCTCGGACGATGATCTGCGCCAAATGTTGCAAAAAGTGGATATCGCCCAAATGACCCCCCTTGACGCCCTGAACTTTTTAAATGAACTCAAACGCAAGGTTGAGGTATGA
- a CDS encoding metallophosphoesterase family protein has product MRIYAVADIHGKPEHMESIYRILDQYQPELMIVPGDMTHFFNWSTVLSQLDSLPVPILAVRGNTDLKRIESRIKKAVNITLLTQTPLQVKGFSFVGTSGTLPLPFTNRICLNEKDRLAALPCPMEPDTVLVVHTPPKGGCDRVGKKVHAGSRNLARFIKAASPSLVLCGHIHEDFGLKTLHKSIVVNCAIAGPGSGAIIDLEKNEAPKVNLLYPDTPQS; this is encoded by the coding sequence ATGCGCATATACGCAGTTGCAGACATTCACGGCAAACCCGAACATATGGAATCCATTTACAGGATTTTAGACCAGTACCAGCCGGAGTTGATGATCGTCCCCGGGGACATGACCCATTTCTTCAACTGGTCCACCGTCCTTTCTCAGCTTGACAGCCTGCCGGTCCCCATTCTGGCGGTCCGGGGAAATACGGATTTAAAACGCATTGAGTCCCGGATAAAAAAAGCCGTCAACATCACACTGCTAACGCAAACGCCCCTTCAGGTCAAAGGCTTTTCTTTTGTGGGAACGTCAGGCACCCTGCCTTTGCCCTTTACCAACAGAATCTGCCTGAATGAAAAAGACCGGCTTGCCGCCCTTCCCTGCCCCATGGAACCGGACACGGTGCTGGTGGTCCATACACCGCCAAAAGGGGGATGTGACCGTGTGGGCAAAAAAGTTCATGCCGGTAGCCGGAATCTGGCCCGGTTTATCAAGGCCGCATCCCCGAGTCTTGTGCTTTGCGGCCATATCCACGAAGATTTTGGGCTTAAAACCCTGCATAAAAGTATCGTCGTTAACTGCGCCATAGCAGGACCAGGATCAGGGGCCATCATTGACCTTGAAAAAAATGAAGCCCCCAAGGTTAATCTCTTGTATCCGGATACGCCACAAAGTTAG
- a CDS encoding amidohydrolase family protein translates to MPCFCRVPFTCSNKPVPPPVKDLIRLGVPMALTTDLTPGTSPVYDMATVMNMSCVLFGLTCEQALAGATINGAKALGLGKRKGRLETGKDADFVLWNIDAPADLNYQVGLCLINADFVLWNIDAPADLNYQVGLCLINKVVIAGKIAYNI, encoded by the coding sequence TTGCCGTGCTTCTGCCGGGTGCCTTTTACATGCTCAAACAAACCCGTCCCCCCCCCTGTGAAAGATCTTATCCGCCTTGGGGTACCCATGGCCCTGACCACGGACCTGACTCCGGGCACAAGCCCGGTGTATGACATGGCCACGGTTATGAACATGAGCTGTGTGCTGTTCGGACTGACCTGCGAACAGGCCCTTGCCGGCGCCACCATCAACGGGGCAAAAGCCCTGGGACTTGGCAAACGCAAAGGACGCCTGGAAACAGGAAAAGATGCCGACTTTGTGCTGTGGAATATTGATGCACCGGCCGACCTGAACTACCAGGTAGGCCTCTGTCTTATAAACGCCGACTTTGTGCTGTGGAATATTGATGCACCGGCCGACCTGAACTACCAGGTAGGCCTCTGTCTTATAAACAAGGTTGTGATTGCAGGCAAAATCGCATATAATATCTAA
- the hutH gene encoding histidine ammonia-lyase, with translation MMNDPVQLNGQNFTLGQLIDIAREGRTAAVSVNSETRIKKARALVEDWVKKGTCIYGVTTGFGALSDVPISFEDTKTLQRNILVSHAAGVGNCMDDDVVRAMMALRINDFCRGNSGLRLETIKILAHVLNAGIIPVVPEKGSVGASGDLVPMAHLSLVLIGEGEAFVDGVRMPGARALAAKNIEPLELGAGEGLALINGTQFMLALGCLALYDALNLCKHADIAASMSLETLMGTRTAFDPRIHNARPHLGQMKVASDMMKITQNSEIISSHRDCSRVQDAYTLRCSPQVHGASWDAFGYVDRVIRVEMNASTENPLIFPESGEFLSGGNFHGQPLALACDFLGIAIAELANISERRIERLVNPQLSGLPAFLVKDTGLNSGFMIAQYVAASLVSENKVLAHPASVDSIPTSANKEDHVSMGAIAARKCRDIVENTEQVIAIELLCGAQAIDMFTNLKAGKGTMAAYETIRSKVPCMTKDRFLAADIAVVRKLLHSGRIVRAVEDAVGKLY, from the coding sequence ATGATGAATGATCCTGTTCAGCTCAATGGGCAGAATTTCACCCTTGGTCAACTGATAGACATCGCCCGTGAAGGCAGAACCGCTGCCGTTTCCGTAAATTCTGAAACCCGGATTAAAAAGGCCCGGGCCCTGGTGGAAGATTGGGTTAAAAAGGGCACGTGCATCTATGGTGTGACCACGGGATTCGGGGCATTGTCCGATGTTCCCATCTCCTTTGAGGATACAAAAACATTGCAGCGCAATATTCTTGTATCCCATGCCGCAGGTGTGGGTAACTGCATGGATGATGATGTGGTCAGGGCCATGATGGCATTGCGGATCAATGACTTTTGCCGGGGCAATTCCGGACTGCGCCTTGAAACGATCAAAATCCTTGCCCATGTCCTCAATGCCGGTATCATTCCTGTGGTTCCTGAAAAAGGGTCGGTGGGGGCCAGCGGAGACCTTGTGCCCATGGCCCACCTGTCCCTGGTGCTCATCGGCGAAGGCGAAGCCTTTGTGGATGGGGTGCGCATGCCCGGCGCCCGGGCCCTGGCTGCAAAAAATATTGAACCTCTGGAACTTGGTGCAGGGGAAGGACTTGCCCTGATCAACGGGACCCAGTTCATGCTTGCTTTGGGCTGCCTTGCCCTTTATGATGCGTTAAATCTTTGCAAACATGCTGATATTGCCGCTTCCATGAGTCTTGAAACCCTGATGGGCACGCGCACCGCCTTTGATCCCCGAATTCATAATGCCCGGCCCCATTTAGGGCAGATGAAGGTGGCCTCTGATATGATGAAAATCACCCAGAATTCTGAAATCATATCCTCCCACCGGGACTGCTCAAGGGTCCAGGATGCCTATACCTTGCGTTGTTCCCCCCAGGTCCATGGCGCATCCTGGGATGCGTTTGGTTATGTGGACCGGGTGATCCGGGTGGAGATGAACGCCTCCACGGAAAATCCTTTGATTTTTCCAGAATCCGGAGAATTTCTTTCCGGTGGCAACTTCCACGGTCAGCCCCTGGCCCTGGCCTGTGATTTTTTAGGCATTGCCATTGCAGAGCTTGCCAATATCTCCGAGCGCCGGATTGAGCGCCTGGTCAATCCCCAGCTCTCAGGTCTTCCCGCCTTTCTGGTCAAGGACACAGGGCTAAATTCTGGGTTCATGATTGCCCAGTATGTCGCGGCTTCCCTGGTCTCTGAAAACAAGGTCCTTGCACATCCGGCTAGCGTGGACTCCATCCCCACCTCGGCCAACAAGGAGGATCATGTCTCCATGGGTGCCATTGCCGCCCGCAAATGTCGGGACATCGTGGAAAACACCGAACAGGTGATTGCCATTGAGCTTTTATGCGGTGCCCAGGCCATTGATATGTTCACGAACCTTAAGGCCGGTAAGGGTACCATGGCCGCCTATGAGACCATCCGCAGCAAGGTGCCCTGCATGACAAAGGACCGGTTCCTGGCAGCAGATATTGCCGTAGTTCGAAAACTTTTGCACAGCGGCCGGATTGTTCGGGCTGTGGAGGATGCCGTAGGTAAACTCTACTAG